The stretch of DNA GCCGATATCTAATAATTCCTACAATATCCAAGATGTCCTAAAAATCACCCCCAAAACGGAactaaaatttactttattgcTATGATAAGTTGGATCAATTGGCTCACCCGGTGATGCGCAAGACATGAGATGGAAAGGTCCAACAAATCAGGCCTAAATACTCAGCACCCGTAAAAAGAAGCATCGAAATGTTTCGATGCTTCTTCAGCGCGGGGGCGAGTAGCGGTGGAGGCGCAGCAACAATTAAAACAatcgcaattttcttcatctccatGGGCAAGTGCGCTATGATACCCCATCCTTCCCACTTTCCCATAACATTTCTCCGATTTGGATCATGTGGCGAGAGACACGTAATGCCGCACACGAGCCGCCAAACGACCATAACTCGGCAcgcaattaataaattacagtGTGTCGGTGGATTTGCAATATGCGATATCAAAATCAATGTGCagggaggaggaaaaaaatgcacCGACTTGGTGCAAAAGGTGCGCAGATGAGGTGCGATTTCGAAAATTGGAGGCCTGTTTATCATGTGTGTTAGAACAAATTAGCGAAGCTAAAcacaaacaacaaaaaattgtttcaagaTGCACCACTATGCAATATTACACGCTCTAATACAGGCAGCTTCCTAATGCCCCCAGCACGTGCATAAAATCTGGATGCATCTCCAAGAAAAGGTGCACTCCTATAAAATCATTCGCTGCAGGTGGATCTGCTGTAGTTTTTTGCATCCCATACTCGCAACTTGTTTGAGGAATCCGTGTGGACATCAGCTTGTACCCGAAAGTGTGTGACACTGAGGATAGTCCTGTGTTGTGTGATTTATCACTAGCTGGTTACCAAATAAGGCAAGATGGTGTCACTTAAGTTTATCGGTGGacttgtttgtttgtttgccATAGCGGCGGCGCAGGACAGTAGTGGAACGCATTCGAGCGTCATGAGGTCCCTGCGTAAAGTGTACAGTCAGTGCGAGGATAGTTCGGATCTGGTGCGCTGTTTAAAGGTACAGGCGGTCAAGCTCACGGATCGGGCACTCAAGTTGTCCAGCATCAAGTTAGTGGATGGCCTGTCGGTGGTGCAAAAAGCTGACAAACCTCAAGAGGTCTCCCGCTCCCTGGACTCGCTCGAGTCCAGTGTGGGATCCCTGCCTGGATACAAATTGGACGAGATCCTGGCACAAAAGACGCGGGAGTTCATGGAATCGCGCGAATTGAAGGTCAACGTACCCAGGCTTTTGGCCTATGGTCAAACAGAAGGAGCTCGCTTCGTTGAGGAGGGACgcaagaagatgaagaaatacTACGGACCATTCATGGGCGCACTCGCTATTAAGACGGGCATTCTCACCATGGCATACCACTCCATTGCTATTGTCGCCGGCAAGGCTCTCATCATTGGCAAAATTGCCCTCATCATCAGTGCAATCATTGGGCTGAAGAAACTCGTTACGCCAGAAGGACATGAGAAG from Lutzomyia longipalpis isolate SR_M1_2022 chromosome 1, ASM2433408v1 encodes:
- the LOC129786277 gene encoding uncharacterized protein LOC129786277, whose product is MVSLKFIGGLVCLFAIAAAQDSSGTHSSVMRSLRKVYSQCEDSSDLVRCLKVQAVKLTDRALKLSSIKLVDGLSVVQKADKPQEVSRSLDSLESSVGSLPGYKLDEILAQKTREFMESRELKVNVPRLLAYGQTEGARFVEEGRKKMKKYYGPFMGALAIKTGILTMAYHSIAIVAGKALIIGKIALIISAIIGLKKLVTPEGHEKTTYEIVKHPHISASHSYSSSHGEFEGHESGGQYHRSLGSGDLMMQDRAYRAHVPRV